A region of Haloplanus sp. XH21 DNA encodes the following proteins:
- a CDS encoding sulfatase-like hydrolase/transferase, translated as MTEEELSDFETLYKGEVEYLDRHIGDIIDWVDQNIGFENTVLALFSDHGESLGEHGKLRHGDQFHSGVTHVPCIIKGLNEQGNIHTPVSGIDLMPTFLDYADITIPDSCRGQSIRKYLSESDQSRYVYTQSGKSDDGRVMITDGTWQLVHDISSNERTYFKRTGDSSEHIEEETVPSKDLEKLQTNLEDHMESFEESAQKNASREEAGISKDVEERLQDLGYKEV; from the coding sequence CTGACTGAAGAGGAATTATCGGACTTTGAGACGCTATACAAAGGAGAAGTCGAGTACCTTGATAGACATATTGGAGACATAATTGACTGGGTTGATCAGAATATAGGGTTCGAGAATACTGTCCTGGCCCTCTTTTCAGATCATGGTGAGTCGCTAGGAGAGCACGGGAAACTGCGTCACGGTGACCAATTTCACAGCGGAGTCACCCATGTCCCATGCATAATCAAGGGGCTGAATGAACAAGGCAACATCCATACCCCCGTCTCTGGCATCGATCTCATGCCAACTTTCCTTGATTACGCAGACATTACTATCCCCGATTCATGTAGAGGACAATCAATTAGAAAATATCTCTCAGAAAGTGATCAGTCTAGATACGTCTACACACAGTCAGGTAAATCAGACGATGGCCGTGTGATGATAACTGATGGAACGTGGCAACTTGTCCACGACATCTCGTCTAATGAGCGGACTTATTTCAAACGGACTGGTGACTCAAGCGAACATATTGAGGAAGAAACTGTACCGAGCAAGGATCTAGAGAAGTTACAAACGAATTTAGAGGATCATATGGAATCGTTCGAAGAGTCTGCACAGAAGAACGCCTCAAGAGAGGAAGCAGGAATTTCCAAAGATGTTGAGGAACGACTGCAGGATCTTGGTTATAAAGAGGTATGA